From Cydia fagiglandana chromosome 6, ilCydFagi1.1, whole genome shotgun sequence, the proteins below share one genomic window:
- the LOC134665049 gene encoding procathepsin L-like, translating into MTAEEQKELDEAFAEYKQKFNKQYSHQAEHEMRKSIFREKWRLVKETNRKNLSYTLALNKMSDRTKKELIRYKGLRRDKPRSVGNIRFPYSHEEIKKISETLPSHYDLRLEGVVGPVLDQDSCGSCWTFGTTAAVEGALARSKGGMLISLSNQALLDCSWGMGNSGCDGGDDISAYKWIMKHGLPTVAEYGPYSKQDGYCNIENMTTTYKIRGWTDVTPLSEQALKIALINHGPLSVSIDAEDAFTHYDGGILYDTKCQSSKDDMNHEVTLVGYGEKDGESYWIIRNSYGPYWGIDGYIHISTRDNNCGVMTEPTYVVVE; encoded by the exons ATGACAGCAGAGGAACAAAAAGAATTAGACGAAGCGTTTGCTGA ATATAAGCAGAAATTTAACAAACAGTACTCCCACCAGGCAGAACATGAGATGAGGAAAAGTATATTTCGTGAAAAATGGAG ATTGGTTAAGGAGACAAATCGCAAAAATTTGAGCTACACGTTAGCTTTGAACAAAATGTCTGATCGTACAAAGAAGGAACTGATACGATACAAAGGATTACGAAGAGATAAACCAAGATCAGTTGGCAACATACGATTCCCATATTCACACGAAGAAATTAAGAAAATATCGGAAACGTTACCATCGCACTACGATTTAAGGCTTGAAGGAGTCGTTGGTCCGGTTCTAG ATCAAGATAGTTGCGGCTCATGTTGGACTTTTGGCACGACCGCTGCTGTTGAAGGAGCCTTGGCAAGGAGCAAAGGTGGCATGCTGATTTCGCTAAGTAATCAGGCTCTTCTAGACTGTTCTTGGGG aatGGGAAATTCTGGCTGTGACGGTGGAGATGATATTTCTGCCTACAAATGGATAATGAAGCATGGCTTGCCTACGGTAGCGGAATATGGACCATATAGCAAacag GACGGGTATTGCAACATTGAAAATATGACGACCACTTACAAAATTCGTGGTTGGACTGATGTGACTCCATTAAGTGAACAAGCTCTGAAG atCGCACTTATTAATCATGGGCCTTTATCGGTTTCCATTGACGCTGAAGATGCTTTCACACATTACGACGGAGGAATTTTATACGACACAAAGTG CCAATCCTCAAAAGATGACATGAACCATGAGGTGACTTTGGTTGGCTACGGAGAAAAAGACGGTGAATCATACTGGATCATCAGGAATTCATATGGACCGTATTGGGGCATCGACGGATATATTCACATTTCAACGCGAGACAACAACTGTGGTGTTATGACAGAACCCACGTATGTCGTTGTTGAGTAA